In Candidatus Roseilinea sp., one DNA window encodes the following:
- the tmk gene encoding thymidylate kinase has product MFISFEGLDGSGKTTQIQRLAVWLRTHRQRVLTLREPGGTKIGDAIRAILHDRSNSNMDPRTELLLYCASRAQLVAEQVQPYLQSGGIVLSDRFADSTLAYQGYGRGLDLDFLRGLLNFVTHGIKPDLTLYFDVEPERALQRRMSSGAEINRIDVETIEFHRRVRDGYHQLIAQEPERWQLIDASATTDQVAAQVKDIVKMRLNIAD; this is encoded by the coding sequence ATGTTCATCTCCTTCGAAGGCCTAGACGGCAGCGGCAAGACGACACAGATCCAACGTCTAGCAGTATGGTTGCGCACCCATCGTCAGCGCGTGCTGACGTTGCGCGAGCCCGGTGGCACCAAAATCGGCGATGCCATTCGCGCCATACTCCATGATCGGAGCAATTCGAACATGGATCCGCGAACCGAATTGCTATTGTATTGCGCATCGCGCGCTCAGCTCGTTGCCGAGCAGGTGCAGCCCTATCTGCAGAGTGGCGGCATCGTGCTGAGCGACCGTTTTGCCGACAGCACGCTGGCCTACCAGGGCTACGGCCGCGGCCTCGATCTGGACTTCCTGCGCGGCCTGCTCAATTTTGTGACGCACGGCATCAAGCCCGACTTGACGTTGTATTTCGACGTAGAGCCAGAACGGGCGCTCCAGCGCAGGATGAGCAGCGGCGCCGAGATCAACCGGATTGATGTCGAGACGATCGAATTCCATCGCCGCGTGCGTGACGGCTATCATCAACTGATTGCTCAAGAGCCGGAGCGCTGGCAACTGATAGATGCGTCTGCAACAACTGATCAGGTAGCGGCTCAGGTCAAGGACATCGTTAAGATGCGGCTAAACATCGCTGACTAG